In the genome of Methanobrevibacter sp., the window TTCCAAAAGGATATACCATGCTTTATCTTCCACGCTCAACACTTCTAAGGTCATTTGTTTCTGTTCAGACTGCAGTTGGCGATCCAGGTTTTTATGGGACATTGATGTTCATGATTTACAATCATGGAGATTTTGAGTATAAAATCAAATCCGGTGACAGGATTGCTCAGGCAGTCGTATTTCCAGTAGAGGGCTCCGGCGAATACAGCGGATCTTATCAAGAGGAAGAAAAATGAACGTTTCAGATAATTTTGTCAAAATTCTAGAAGAGGAAGGCATCACAGAGGTGTTTGGAATACCTGGTGAGCAGATAATGCCACTTTATAAGTCCCTTTCCACTTCAAATATTAAGCATGTCTTAACACGC includes:
- a CDS encoding deoxyuridine 5'-triphosphate nucleotidohydrolase, whose product is MLGEEELVKLFPDFADLVQPSGIDLELDKIYVQKTSGSLIDNEKNLPEIEELEGDVYTLKPHTAYLASIKRKIKIPKGYTMLYLPRSTLLRSFVSVQTAVGDPGFYGTLMFMIYNHGDFEYKIKSGDRIAQAVVFPVEGSGEYSGSYQEEEK